The following proteins are co-located in the Betta splendens chromosome 9, fBetSpl5.4, whole genome shotgun sequence genome:
- the tcn2 gene encoding transcobalamin-2 isoform X2 translates to MLPLILIGLLACASAKPCDSEGSHQEVLLSINKNLLRSMGTQEEPPNPSVHLALRLSNVHNLAKENEHLNRLKTKLHNDIQNSLSNSQPIDGLLALYTLALKSSCYDLNTVTFTVAEKRETLLTVLKKQMEDEKEHIAFSQRPSTNYYQYSLGILALCVSGVRVNNHVSNKLIKAVEHEHFKHGDSVSIDTYAMAGMALQCVKTAGFHVHGAAELNIALSTIKQKLTTARRADGHIGNEFSTGLAVQALLAMGNQVEECAASLEAMRTDARRNIYHNPMAMSQILPALQQKSYLTVQNHDCLNEDDTLVLEPTDPVVVTASDSNVAVAVTVEVITSGGVAAVYSVDVPKGSSLLEALELLKGKNAGFTFETESSLWGPFLSMVNGEQARQSDRRYWHLSSDGTGLTEGINDYKIEAGQKVTIKNTSY, encoded by the exons ATGTTGCCTTTAATCCTAATAGGTCTACTGGCCTGTGCCTCTGCCAAACCATGTG ATAGTGAAGGCTCACACCAAGAGGTGCTTCTCTCAATCAATAAGAACCTCCTTCGCTCTATGGGGACGCAGGAGGAACCTCCCAATCCCAGCGTGCACCTGGCATTACGACTTTCGAACGTGCACAACCTTGCCAAGGAGAACGAGCACCTGAACAGACTCAAAACCAAATTGCACAATGACATACAAAA CTCTCTCTCTAACAGCCAGCCAATAGATGGCCTCCTGGCACTATACACTCTGGCCTTAAAGTCCTCCTGCTATGACCTCAACACCGTCACCTTCACTGTGGCTGAGAAGAGGGAGACTCTGCTGACAGTCCTGAAGAAGCAGATGGAGGACGAGAAGGAGCATATTGCCT TCAGCCAACGCCCTTCGACCAACTATTACCAGTACTCCCTGGGTATTCTGGCTCTTTGTGTCAGCGGCGTCAGGGTCAACAACCATGTCAGCAACAAGCTTATTAAGGCCGTAGAACATGAGCATTTCAAACATGGAGACTCTGTGAGTATAG ATACCTATGCCATGGCTGGAATGGCTCTCCAGTGTGTGAAGACTGCAGGTTTTCATGTGCACGGTGCTGCTGAGCTCAACATTGCCCTCAGCACGATTAAGCAGAAACTCACTACAGCTCGCAGGGCTGATGGCCATATCGGCAATGAATTCAGCACAGGTCTTGCAGTTCAG GCCTTATTGGCAATGGGCAACCAGGTGGAGGAGTGTGCTGCCTCACTGGAGGCCATGAGGACAGACGCCAGAAGGAACATATACCACAACCCCATGGCTATGTCTCAGATTCTACCAGCTCTCCAGCAGAAATCCTACCTCACGGTTCAAAACCACGACTGCCTCAATGAGGATG ACACTCTGGTGCTGGAGCCCACTGATCCTGTGGTAGTTACAGCCAGTGACAGCAACGTGGCAGTGGCAGTGACAGTGGAAGTCATCACGTCTGGTGGGGTGGCTGCTGTTTACTCTGTGGATGTGCCAAAGGGCAGCTCTTTGTTGGAGGCCCTTGAACTCCTCAAGGGGAAAAATGCCGGCTTCAC GTTTGAGACAGAGTCCAGCCTGTGGGGACCATTCCTCAGTATGGTGAATGGAGAGCAGGCCAGGCAGAGTGACCGCAGATACTGGCACCTCTCCTCTGATGGCACTGGTCTGACTGAGG gTATCAATGACTATAAGATTGAAGCAGGACAAAAGGTGaccattaaaaacacaagctATTGA
- the ccdc117 gene encoding coiled-coil domain-containing protein 117, translating to MHHPAPSSSDPGFLPAMYSFSGPTSLPAFDLGSPMMSADLQRASVYDHTWETRCLRKHRRRVDDEACSAKKRRIEAEADISENTSTCNNWPTTNVCPLLSAQASLALPQLCATPQPLSLPQTSSALSQPDTESSCMEIEAAQRKLREIEDRITLEDDDEDDNLDVEPAPRRPVLVISDSLKEGLQRGISDILPHTVAQSVSHSCMELVLWRPPDDPFCRRLKDSLQKQRKQQTVTRHSPTPCPSPNPHSALSPSSPPAHTHPPVYSFTVAHSSGEEDMEM from the exons ATGCATCACCCTGCTCCATCCAGCAGTGATCCGGGGTTTCTGCCAGCCATGTATTCATTTTCAGGTCCTACGAGCCTCCCCGCGTTTGACCTTGGATCTCCAATGATGTCTGCTGACCTGCAGAGAGCGTCAGTTTATGACCA CACCTGGGAGACACGATGCCTCAGAAAGCACAGGAGGAGAGTTGATGATGA agCATGTAGTGCCAAGAAGAGGAGGATTGAGGCGGAGGCCGACATTTCAGAAAACACTAGCACCTGTAATAACTGGCCAACAACAAATGTTTGCCCACTTCTGTCAGCACAAGCCAGTCTTGCACTTCCACAGCTCTGTGCAACACCCCAGCCCTTGAGTTTGCCACAGACCTCGTCTGCCTTGTCCCAACCTGACACGGAGAGCTCCTGCATGGAGATAGAGGCAGCTCAAAGGAAACTTCGTGAGATTGAAGACAG AATAACGctggaagatgatgatgaggatgacaaTCTGGATGTAGAGCCAGCACCAAGACGACCAGTGCTGGTGATTTCTGACAGTTTGAAGGAGGGCCTGCAGCGCGGCATCAGTGACATCCTGCCGCACACAGTAGCCCAGTCTGT GAGCCATTCCTGCATGGAGTTGGTGCTGTGGCGACCACCAGATGATCCTTTCTGTCGGAGGCTAAAGGACTCCTTACAGAAACAGCGAAAACAACAGACAGTGACACGGCATTCCCCAACCCCGTGTCCGTCCCCCAACCCTCACAGTGCCCTCAGCCCCTCCAGtccacctgcgcacacacaccctcctgtgTACAGCTTTACTGTGGCCCACAGCTCCGGAGAGGAGGACATGGAAATGTGA
- the tcn2 gene encoding transcobalamin-2 isoform X1, which translates to MLPLILIGLLACASAKPCADSEGSHQEVLLSINKNLLRSMGTQEEPPNPSVHLALRLSNVHNLAKENEHLNRLKTKLHNDIQNSLSNSQPIDGLLALYTLALKSSCYDLNTVTFTVAEKRETLLTVLKKQMEDEKEHIAFSQRPSTNYYQYSLGILALCVSGVRVNNHVSNKLIKAVEHEHFKHGDSVSIDTYAMAGMALQCVKTAGFHVHGAAELNIALSTIKQKLTTARRADGHIGNEFSTGLAVQALLAMGNQVEECAASLEAMRTDARRNIYHNPMAMSQILPALQQKSYLTVQNHDCLNEDDTLVLEPTDPVVVTASDSNVAVAVTVEVITSGGVAAVYSVDVPKGSSLLEALELLKGKNAGFTFETESSLWGPFLSMVNGEQARQSDRRYWHLSSDGTGLTEGINDYKIEAGQKVTIKNTSY; encoded by the exons ATGTTGCCTTTAATCCTAATAGGTCTACTGGCCTGTGCCTCTGCCAAACCATGTG CAGATAGTGAAGGCTCACACCAAGAGGTGCTTCTCTCAATCAATAAGAACCTCCTTCGCTCTATGGGGACGCAGGAGGAACCTCCCAATCCCAGCGTGCACCTGGCATTACGACTTTCGAACGTGCACAACCTTGCCAAGGAGAACGAGCACCTGAACAGACTCAAAACCAAATTGCACAATGACATACAAAA CTCTCTCTCTAACAGCCAGCCAATAGATGGCCTCCTGGCACTATACACTCTGGCCTTAAAGTCCTCCTGCTATGACCTCAACACCGTCACCTTCACTGTGGCTGAGAAGAGGGAGACTCTGCTGACAGTCCTGAAGAAGCAGATGGAGGACGAGAAGGAGCATATTGCCT TCAGCCAACGCCCTTCGACCAACTATTACCAGTACTCCCTGGGTATTCTGGCTCTTTGTGTCAGCGGCGTCAGGGTCAACAACCATGTCAGCAACAAGCTTATTAAGGCCGTAGAACATGAGCATTTCAAACATGGAGACTCTGTGAGTATAG ATACCTATGCCATGGCTGGAATGGCTCTCCAGTGTGTGAAGACTGCAGGTTTTCATGTGCACGGTGCTGCTGAGCTCAACATTGCCCTCAGCACGATTAAGCAGAAACTCACTACAGCTCGCAGGGCTGATGGCCATATCGGCAATGAATTCAGCACAGGTCTTGCAGTTCAG GCCTTATTGGCAATGGGCAACCAGGTGGAGGAGTGTGCTGCCTCACTGGAGGCCATGAGGACAGACGCCAGAAGGAACATATACCACAACCCCATGGCTATGTCTCAGATTCTACCAGCTCTCCAGCAGAAATCCTACCTCACGGTTCAAAACCACGACTGCCTCAATGAGGATG ACACTCTGGTGCTGGAGCCCACTGATCCTGTGGTAGTTACAGCCAGTGACAGCAACGTGGCAGTGGCAGTGACAGTGGAAGTCATCACGTCTGGTGGGGTGGCTGCTGTTTACTCTGTGGATGTGCCAAAGGGCAGCTCTTTGTTGGAGGCCCTTGAACTCCTCAAGGGGAAAAATGCCGGCTTCAC GTTTGAGACAGAGTCCAGCCTGTGGGGACCATTCCTCAGTATGGTGAATGGAGAGCAGGCCAGGCAGAGTGACCGCAGATACTGGCACCTCTCCTCTGATGGCACTGGTCTGACTGAGG gTATCAATGACTATAAGATTGAAGCAGGACAAAAGGTGaccattaaaaacacaagctATTGA
- the dguok gene encoding deoxyguanosine kinase, mitochondrial isoform X2 yields MYRCVNPVSRCNKLTGLRRVLGFGLNVPGPHGSTAYGTMSAKKTGGTSPSRSRCLSSQVPIQDGKARVKRVSIEGNIAVGKSTFARLLQSASPDWEVMAEPVSKWQNINSGASKGTVASPQATVINLLQMMYQDPQRWSYTFQTYSCMSRFRTQLQPPPARLLRSEGTPVQVYERSVYSDRYIFALNMFELGCINSTEWAVYQDWHSLLVEQFGHQVELEGIIYLRAPPQKCMERLERRGRSEEIGVKLDYLNKLHIQHERWLVEKSTELHFEKLKHIPVLQLDASVEFQADLEVRDQFLIKVKNFFNAL; encoded by the exons ATGTATCGCTGCGTTAATCCTGTTTCCAGATGTAATAAGCTAACGGGCTTGCGCCGGGTCCTTGGGTTCGGACTGAACGTGCCCGGTCCGCACGGGAGCACAGCTTACGGAACCATGTCGGCTAAGAAGACAGGTGGCACCAGTCCGTCCCGTTCAAGGTGTCTGTCGAGTCAGGTTCCGATTCAAGATGGAAAAGCTCGAGTGAAGAGAGTTTCTATCGAAGGCAACATCG CTGTTGGAAAGTCAACTTTTGCCAGACTCCTGCAGTCAGCGAGTCCAGACTGGGAGGTGATGGCAGAACCTGTCAGCAAATGGCAGAACATTAACAGTGGGGCCTCCAAG gggACTGTTGCATCACCTCAGGCAACAGTCATCAACTTGCTGCAGATGATGTACCAGGATCCCCAGCGCTGGTCCTACACGTTTCAGACGTATTCCTGCATGAGCCGGTTCAGAACACAGCtacagcctcctccagctcgccTGCTCCGCTCAGAGGGAACACCTGTGCAGGTTTATGAGCGCTCGGTGTACAGTGACAG ATACATCTTTGCTCTTAATATGTTTGAGCTGGGTTGCATCAACTCCACAGAGTGGGCAGTCTACCAGGACTGGCACTCTCTCCTGGTGGAACAGTTTGGAcaccaggtggagctggagggtaTCATTTACCTCAGAGCGCCGCCACAG AAATGTATGGAACGTCTGGAGCGTCGGGGGCGGTCTGAAGAGATTGGAGTGAAGCTGGACTATCTAAATAAGCTCCACATTCAACATGAGAGGTGGCTTGTTGAGAAGAGCACTGA attacATTTTGAGAAACTGAAACATATACCTGTTTTACAACTGGATGCCAGTGTGGAGTTTCAGGCTGATCTAGAGGTGCGGGATCAATTTCTCATAAAG GTGAAGAACTTCTTTAATGCTTTATGA
- the dguok gene encoding deoxyguanosine kinase, mitochondrial isoform X1, translated as MYRCVNPVSRCNKLTGLRRVLGFGLNVPGPHGSTAYGTMSAKKTGGTSPSRSRCLSSQVPIQDGKARVKRVSIEGNIGEIRTVGKSTFARLLQSASPDWEVMAEPVSKWQNINSGASKGTVASPQATVINLLQMMYQDPQRWSYTFQTYSCMSRFRTQLQPPPARLLRSEGTPVQVYERSVYSDRYIFALNMFELGCINSTEWAVYQDWHSLLVEQFGHQVELEGIIYLRAPPQKCMERLERRGRSEEIGVKLDYLNKLHIQHERWLVEKSTELHFEKLKHIPVLQLDASVEFQADLEVRDQFLIKVKNFFNAL; from the exons ATGTATCGCTGCGTTAATCCTGTTTCCAGATGTAATAAGCTAACGGGCTTGCGCCGGGTCCTTGGGTTCGGACTGAACGTGCCCGGTCCGCACGGGAGCACAGCTTACGGAACCATGTCGGCTAAGAAGACAGGTGGCACCAGTCCGTCCCGTTCAAGGTGTCTGTCGAGTCAGGTTCCGATTCAAGATGGAAAAGCTCGAGTGAAGAGAGTTTCTATCGAAGGCAACATCGGTGAGATCAGAA CTGTTGGAAAGTCAACTTTTGCCAGACTCCTGCAGTCAGCGAGTCCAGACTGGGAGGTGATGGCAGAACCTGTCAGCAAATGGCAGAACATTAACAGTGGGGCCTCCAAG gggACTGTTGCATCACCTCAGGCAACAGTCATCAACTTGCTGCAGATGATGTACCAGGATCCCCAGCGCTGGTCCTACACGTTTCAGACGTATTCCTGCATGAGCCGGTTCAGAACACAGCtacagcctcctccagctcgccTGCTCCGCTCAGAGGGAACACCTGTGCAGGTTTATGAGCGCTCGGTGTACAGTGACAG ATACATCTTTGCTCTTAATATGTTTGAGCTGGGTTGCATCAACTCCACAGAGTGGGCAGTCTACCAGGACTGGCACTCTCTCCTGGTGGAACAGTTTGGAcaccaggtggagctggagggtaTCATTTACCTCAGAGCGCCGCCACAG AAATGTATGGAACGTCTGGAGCGTCGGGGGCGGTCTGAAGAGATTGGAGTGAAGCTGGACTATCTAAATAAGCTCCACATTCAACATGAGAGGTGGCTTGTTGAGAAGAGCACTGA attacATTTTGAGAAACTGAAACATATACCTGTTTTACAACTGGATGCCAGTGTGGAGTTTCAGGCTGATCTAGAGGTGCGGGATCAATTTCTCATAAAG GTGAAGAACTTCTTTAATGCTTTATGA